Proteins found in one Labrus bergylta chromosome 8, fLabBer1.1, whole genome shotgun sequence genomic segment:
- the klhl38b gene encoding kelch-like protein 38 isoform X2 — protein sequence MSSRQIFCSDLALNTERDQQKTYKERRRTENFMDSVCSMDQPAMKVFHFKDQEQSSSLLLQLNRLRQENILTDVWLCSDHIELPCHRNVLVSSSPYFRAMFCNNFLERQQTKINIKGITSNILSSIVDYVYTGLISISFEIVLPVMQAASMLQYGRLFEACSVFLQEQLSPDNCLSMIRLSEIMICNSLRDKAKEMAMESFSDVSVSEDLCELSLPELMGYLEDDSLCAEEEQVFETLVAWIHHDPLSRRGAISDLFKKVRLRHIHPTYLFQFIANDPLIQSSTLCTELIESVRRLMFAVSPKCIDTAVDLKPLWVAPRRYSYHDMLVVVGGRKNNEQTSREALVFDERSEKWQWLAKLPVRLYKASYVALHSVLYVIGGLITNTKYSQVSTTVYTLSLKTNQWRTAEPMLEPRFAHQSVSYLHFIFVLGGLGTDMQLTGSVESMFNQWETMAPMPEAVLHPAVAATNQRIYVFGGEDAMQNPVRIIQVYHIARNIWSKMENRTVKNVSAPAAVLDDKIYIVGGYTRRMIAYDTKANRFIKCANLKERRMHHSATVLNNKLYVTGGRHINGHDVIEDLDSFECYDPKTDTWTSKGTLPYKLFDHGSLTLTHVSPTRAKS from the exons ATGTCAAGCCGTCAGATTTTCTGCTCAGATCTGGCTTTGAATACAGAGAGggaccaacagaaaacatataaagagagaagaaggacaG AGAACTTCATGGACTCTGTCTGCAGTATGGACCAACCAGCAATGAAGGTCTTCCACTTTAAAGACCAGGAGCAGTCGTCCAGCCTActgctgcagctgaacagaCTCAGGCAGGAGAACATCCTGACTGATGTGTGGCTGTGTTCAGATCACATCGAGCTCCCCTGTCATCGCAACGTCTTGGTCTCCAGCAGCCCCTACTTCAGAGCCATGTTCTGCAACAACTTCTTAGAGAGACAGCAGACAAAGATCAACATAAAGGGCATCACGTCAAACATTCTGAGCAGCATCGTCGACTATGTTTACACAGGACTCATTAGCATTAGCTTTGAGATTGTTTTGCCTGTGATGCAGGCGGCATCCATGTTGCAATATGGCCGACTCTTTGAGGCCTGTTCAGTTTTCCTGCAGGAGCAGCTGAGCCCCGACAACTGCCTGAGCATGATAAGACTCTCCGAGATCATGATCTGCAACAGTCTGAGAGACAAAGCCAAAGAGATGGCCATGGAGAGCTTCTCGGACGTGTCAGTGTCCGAGGATCTGTGCGAGCTCTCCTTACCTGAGCTCATGGGATACCTGGAGGATGACAGTCTTTGCgctgaggaggagcaggtgTTTGAGACTCTTGTTGCCTGGATCCACCACGATCCTTTATCAAGACGCGGCGCCATCAGCGACCTTTTCAAGAAAGTTCGTCTTCGCCACATCCATCCCACCTACCTCTTCCAGTTCATAGCTAACGACCCTCTGATCCAGTCGTCCACCCTCTGCACCGAGCTCATCGAATCCGTAAGACGACTCATGTTTGCCGTCAGCCCCAAATGCATCGATACGGCGGTCGACCTCAAACCTCTATGGGTGGCACCGAGGCGATACTCCTATCATGACATGTTGGTGGTTGTAGGTGGCAGGAAGAACAACGAGCAGACCTCCAGGGAAGCCCTCGTCTTCGATGAGAGAAGCGAGAAGTGGCAGTGGCTCGCCAAGTTGCCTGTTCGTCTGTATAAAGCGTCATACGTCGCTCTCCACAGTGTGTTGTATGTCATTGGTGGCCtgatcacaaacacaaagtacagCCAAGTCAGCACAACCGTTTACACACTCTCACTAAAGACCAATCAGTGGAGGACAGCAGAGCCCATGTTGGAGCCTCGCTTTGCCCACCAGAGTGTCTCCTACCTCCACTTCATCTTCGTGTTGGGCGGCCTCGGCACTGACATGCAACTGACAGGCAGCGTGGAGAG CATGTTCAACCAATGGGAGACGATGGCGCCCATGCCCGAGGCTGTGCTGCACCCTGCAGTGGCTGCAACTAACCAAAGGATCTATGTGTTTGGAGGGGAGGATGCCATGCAGAACCCTGTCAGGATAATACAA GTGTATCACATTGCCAGGAACATATGGTCAAAGATGGAGAACAGAACAGTGAAGAATGTGTCGGCTCCCGCTGCAGTTTTAGACGACAAAATCTACATCGTTGGAG GATACACGAGGAGAATGATCGCATACGACACCAAGGCTAACCGCTTCATCAAGTGTGCCAACCTGAAGGAGAGAAGGATGCACCACTCTGCCACCGTCCTCAACAACAAACTCTACGTCACCGGCGGACGTCACATCAATGGCCATGATGTCATCGAGGACTTGGACAGTTTTGAATGCTACGACCCAAAGACAGACACTTGGACATCTAAAGGGACTCTGCCTTATAAACTGTTTGACCACGGCTCTCTGACTCTGACGCACGTGTCACCGACGAGGGCAAAATCCTAA
- the klhl38b gene encoding kelch-like protein 38 isoform X1 yields the protein MSSRQIFCSDLALNTERDQQKTYKERRRTENFMDSVCSMDQPAMKVFHFKDQEQSSSLLLQLNRLRQENILTDVWLCSDHIELPCHRNVLVSSSPYFRAMFCNNFLERQQTKINIKGITSNILSSIVDYVYTGLISISFEIVLPVMQAASMLQYGRLFEACSVFLQEQLSPDNCLSMIRLSEIMICNSLRDKAKEMAMESFSDVSVSEDLCELSLPELMGYLEDDSLCAEEEQVFETLVAWIHHDPLSRRGAISDLFKKVRLRHIHPTYLFQFIANDPLIQSSTLCTELIESVRRLMFAVSPKCIDTAVDLKPLWVAPRRYSYHDMLVVVGGRKNNEQTSREALVFDERSEKWQWLAKLPVRLYKASYVALHSVLYVIGGLITNTKYSQVSTTVYTLSLKTNQWRTAEPMLEPRFAHQSVSYLHFIFVLGGLGTDMQLTGSVERFNSMFNQWETMAPMPEAVLHPAVAATNQRIYVFGGEDAMQNPVRIIQVYHIARNIWSKMENRTVKNVSAPAAVLDDKIYIVGGYTRRMIAYDTKANRFIKCANLKERRMHHSATVLNNKLYVTGGRHINGHDVIEDLDSFECYDPKTDTWTSKGTLPYKLFDHGSLTLTHVSPTRAKS from the exons ATGTCAAGCCGTCAGATTTTCTGCTCAGATCTGGCTTTGAATACAGAGAGggaccaacagaaaacatataaagagagaagaaggacaG AGAACTTCATGGACTCTGTCTGCAGTATGGACCAACCAGCAATGAAGGTCTTCCACTTTAAAGACCAGGAGCAGTCGTCCAGCCTActgctgcagctgaacagaCTCAGGCAGGAGAACATCCTGACTGATGTGTGGCTGTGTTCAGATCACATCGAGCTCCCCTGTCATCGCAACGTCTTGGTCTCCAGCAGCCCCTACTTCAGAGCCATGTTCTGCAACAACTTCTTAGAGAGACAGCAGACAAAGATCAACATAAAGGGCATCACGTCAAACATTCTGAGCAGCATCGTCGACTATGTTTACACAGGACTCATTAGCATTAGCTTTGAGATTGTTTTGCCTGTGATGCAGGCGGCATCCATGTTGCAATATGGCCGACTCTTTGAGGCCTGTTCAGTTTTCCTGCAGGAGCAGCTGAGCCCCGACAACTGCCTGAGCATGATAAGACTCTCCGAGATCATGATCTGCAACAGTCTGAGAGACAAAGCCAAAGAGATGGCCATGGAGAGCTTCTCGGACGTGTCAGTGTCCGAGGATCTGTGCGAGCTCTCCTTACCTGAGCTCATGGGATACCTGGAGGATGACAGTCTTTGCgctgaggaggagcaggtgTTTGAGACTCTTGTTGCCTGGATCCACCACGATCCTTTATCAAGACGCGGCGCCATCAGCGACCTTTTCAAGAAAGTTCGTCTTCGCCACATCCATCCCACCTACCTCTTCCAGTTCATAGCTAACGACCCTCTGATCCAGTCGTCCACCCTCTGCACCGAGCTCATCGAATCCGTAAGACGACTCATGTTTGCCGTCAGCCCCAAATGCATCGATACGGCGGTCGACCTCAAACCTCTATGGGTGGCACCGAGGCGATACTCCTATCATGACATGTTGGTGGTTGTAGGTGGCAGGAAGAACAACGAGCAGACCTCCAGGGAAGCCCTCGTCTTCGATGAGAGAAGCGAGAAGTGGCAGTGGCTCGCCAAGTTGCCTGTTCGTCTGTATAAAGCGTCATACGTCGCTCTCCACAGTGTGTTGTATGTCATTGGTGGCCtgatcacaaacacaaagtacagCCAAGTCAGCACAACCGTTTACACACTCTCACTAAAGACCAATCAGTGGAGGACAGCAGAGCCCATGTTGGAGCCTCGCTTTGCCCACCAGAGTGTCTCCTACCTCCACTTCATCTTCGTGTTGGGCGGCCTCGGCACTGACATGCAACTGACAGGCAGCGTGGAGAG GTTCAACAGCATGTTCAACCAATGGGAGACGATGGCGCCCATGCCCGAGGCTGTGCTGCACCCTGCAGTGGCTGCAACTAACCAAAGGATCTATGTGTTTGGAGGGGAGGATGCCATGCAGAACCCTGTCAGGATAATACAA GTGTATCACATTGCCAGGAACATATGGTCAAAGATGGAGAACAGAACAGTGAAGAATGTGTCGGCTCCCGCTGCAGTTTTAGACGACAAAATCTACATCGTTGGAG GATACACGAGGAGAATGATCGCATACGACACCAAGGCTAACCGCTTCATCAAGTGTGCCAACCTGAAGGAGAGAAGGATGCACCACTCTGCCACCGTCCTCAACAACAAACTCTACGTCACCGGCGGACGTCACATCAATGGCCATGATGTCATCGAGGACTTGGACAGTTTTGAATGCTACGACCCAAAGACAGACACTTGGACATCTAAAGGGACTCTGCCTTATAAACTGTTTGACCACGGCTCTCTGACTCTGACGCACGTGTCACCGACGAGGGCAAAATCCTAA
- the klhl38b gene encoding kelch-like protein 38 isoform X3, producing the protein MDSVCSMDQPAMKVFHFKDQEQSSSLLLQLNRLRQENILTDVWLCSDHIELPCHRNVLVSSSPYFRAMFCNNFLERQQTKINIKGITSNILSSIVDYVYTGLISISFEIVLPVMQAASMLQYGRLFEACSVFLQEQLSPDNCLSMIRLSEIMICNSLRDKAKEMAMESFSDVSVSEDLCELSLPELMGYLEDDSLCAEEEQVFETLVAWIHHDPLSRRGAISDLFKKVRLRHIHPTYLFQFIANDPLIQSSTLCTELIESVRRLMFAVSPKCIDTAVDLKPLWVAPRRYSYHDMLVVVGGRKNNEQTSREALVFDERSEKWQWLAKLPVRLYKASYVALHSVLYVIGGLITNTKYSQVSTTVYTLSLKTNQWRTAEPMLEPRFAHQSVSYLHFIFVLGGLGTDMQLTGSVERFNSMFNQWETMAPMPEAVLHPAVAATNQRIYVFGGEDAMQNPVRIIQVYHIARNIWSKMENRTVKNVSAPAAVLDDKIYIVGGYTRRMIAYDTKANRFIKCANLKERRMHHSATVLNNKLYVTGGRHINGHDVIEDLDSFECYDPKTDTWTSKGTLPYKLFDHGSLTLTHVSPTRAKS; encoded by the exons ATGGACTCTGTCTGCAGTATGGACCAACCAGCAATGAAGGTCTTCCACTTTAAAGACCAGGAGCAGTCGTCCAGCCTActgctgcagctgaacagaCTCAGGCAGGAGAACATCCTGACTGATGTGTGGCTGTGTTCAGATCACATCGAGCTCCCCTGTCATCGCAACGTCTTGGTCTCCAGCAGCCCCTACTTCAGAGCCATGTTCTGCAACAACTTCTTAGAGAGACAGCAGACAAAGATCAACATAAAGGGCATCACGTCAAACATTCTGAGCAGCATCGTCGACTATGTTTACACAGGACTCATTAGCATTAGCTTTGAGATTGTTTTGCCTGTGATGCAGGCGGCATCCATGTTGCAATATGGCCGACTCTTTGAGGCCTGTTCAGTTTTCCTGCAGGAGCAGCTGAGCCCCGACAACTGCCTGAGCATGATAAGACTCTCCGAGATCATGATCTGCAACAGTCTGAGAGACAAAGCCAAAGAGATGGCCATGGAGAGCTTCTCGGACGTGTCAGTGTCCGAGGATCTGTGCGAGCTCTCCTTACCTGAGCTCATGGGATACCTGGAGGATGACAGTCTTTGCgctgaggaggagcaggtgTTTGAGACTCTTGTTGCCTGGATCCACCACGATCCTTTATCAAGACGCGGCGCCATCAGCGACCTTTTCAAGAAAGTTCGTCTTCGCCACATCCATCCCACCTACCTCTTCCAGTTCATAGCTAACGACCCTCTGATCCAGTCGTCCACCCTCTGCACCGAGCTCATCGAATCCGTAAGACGACTCATGTTTGCCGTCAGCCCCAAATGCATCGATACGGCGGTCGACCTCAAACCTCTATGGGTGGCACCGAGGCGATACTCCTATCATGACATGTTGGTGGTTGTAGGTGGCAGGAAGAACAACGAGCAGACCTCCAGGGAAGCCCTCGTCTTCGATGAGAGAAGCGAGAAGTGGCAGTGGCTCGCCAAGTTGCCTGTTCGTCTGTATAAAGCGTCATACGTCGCTCTCCACAGTGTGTTGTATGTCATTGGTGGCCtgatcacaaacacaaagtacagCCAAGTCAGCACAACCGTTTACACACTCTCACTAAAGACCAATCAGTGGAGGACAGCAGAGCCCATGTTGGAGCCTCGCTTTGCCCACCAGAGTGTCTCCTACCTCCACTTCATCTTCGTGTTGGGCGGCCTCGGCACTGACATGCAACTGACAGGCAGCGTGGAGAG GTTCAACAGCATGTTCAACCAATGGGAGACGATGGCGCCCATGCCCGAGGCTGTGCTGCACCCTGCAGTGGCTGCAACTAACCAAAGGATCTATGTGTTTGGAGGGGAGGATGCCATGCAGAACCCTGTCAGGATAATACAA GTGTATCACATTGCCAGGAACATATGGTCAAAGATGGAGAACAGAACAGTGAAGAATGTGTCGGCTCCCGCTGCAGTTTTAGACGACAAAATCTACATCGTTGGAG GATACACGAGGAGAATGATCGCATACGACACCAAGGCTAACCGCTTCATCAAGTGTGCCAACCTGAAGGAGAGAAGGATGCACCACTCTGCCACCGTCCTCAACAACAAACTCTACGTCACCGGCGGACGTCACATCAATGGCCATGATGTCATCGAGGACTTGGACAGTTTTGAATGCTACGACCCAAAGACAGACACTTGGACATCTAAAGGGACTCTGCCTTATAAACTGTTTGACCACGGCTCTCTGACTCTGACGCACGTGTCACCGACGAGGGCAAAATCCTAA